From one Malus sylvestris chromosome 1, drMalSylv7.2, whole genome shotgun sequence genomic stretch:
- the LOC126618462 gene encoding (+)-neomenthol dehydrogenase-like, whose amino-acid sequence MAEASKRYAVVTGANKGVGFGIVKQLASNGVIVVLTARDEKRGLEAVEKLKDFGLSELVVFHQLDVTDSASIASLAGLVKTQFAKLDILVNNAGINGSIVDPESFRSAVSGKKPEEIDFSEISTTPNYELAEECLKTNYYGAKSVTEALLPLLQLSDSPRIVNVSSLLAKLTNFPNGRAKEVLSDAEIITEERIEAVLSEFLEDYKHDLLETKGWSHIFPAYKVSKAALNAYTRILAKKYPNFCINCGSPGLVKTDMSFNLGVLTIDEGAESIVRLALLPNGGHTGLYFVRKEMTPF is encoded by the exons ATGGCAGAAGCAAGTAAAAG GTATGCAGTTGTGACAGGGGCAAATAAAGGGGTTGGATTTGGAATTGTTAAGCAGTTGGCTTCAAATGGGGTCATAGTAGTGTTAACTGCAAGAGATGAGAAGAGGGGTCTTGAAGCTGTTGAGAAATTGAAAGATTTTGGGCTCTCTGAGCTTGTGGTTTTTCATCAGCTTGATGTTACAGATTCTGCTAGCATTGCTTCCCTTGCAGGTTTGGTCAAAACCCAATTCGCGAAACTCGATATCTTG GTAAACAATGCAGGAATCAATGGAAGCATAGTAGACCCTGAAAGTTTCAGGTCAGCTGTAAGTGGTAAG AAGCCTGAAGAAATCGATTTTAGTGAAATATCGACGACACCAAACTACGAGTTAGCAGAAGAATGCCTTAAAACAAACTACTACGGTGCCAAAAGTGTGACTGAAGCGCTTTTGCCCCTCCTCCAGCTATCGGATTCACCAAGAATCGTTAATGTTTCTTCCCTTCTTGCTAAGCTGACG AATTTTCCAAATGGAAGGGCCAAAGAGGTACTTAGCGATGCTGAGATCATTACCGAAGAGAGAATAGAAGCTGTTTTGAGTGAGTTTTTGGAAGACTATAAACATGATTTGCTAGAAACCAAAGGCTGGTCTCACATCTTTCCAGCCTACAAAGTCTCGAAAGCAGCCTTGAACGCGTACACTAGGATTCTGGCCAAGAAGTATCCGAATTTCTGCATCAACTGTGGGAGCCCTGGGTTAGTAAAAACAGATATGAGCTTCAATCTTGGTGTCTTAACCATCGATGAAGGTGCTGAAAGCATCGTCAGGTTGGCGCTACTCCCCAATGGCGGTCATACTGGCCTATACTTTGTCCGCAAAGAAATGACACCATTTTGA